A single genomic interval of Ischnura elegans chromosome 3, ioIscEleg1.1, whole genome shotgun sequence harbors:
- the LOC124155487 gene encoding adhesion G protein-coupled receptor L4-like — MGLRSQRIARFPAPGSVLVILALTSMVTDSTHSLFLTGSATSPFTELRQPRIQLVHTRGDQGALLYLYNVPEIRPDNIPVRCSVAQGTWKMTSRGEWVQQKDVKLYAPSRPSIWRPPGLAEDSLQTRTEVKVSYEFEGLLQCTYIPMNLTSNTMILRFENTSSVVVGLTLSSLNEIYDTLEDFSYRSNHTITANLLSKSMTKGEVKVVARITYRHGEVEVDDRFVLESVRNLTLSVVWEKNVTVQYVRSTRYCQPLEEGRFSWPRTGAGRSAVPMNPCVGTDGVPGPQRECKGDFFHGVYWGEAWSEPTEPCPKPDGRTEVIQDIVRSAHEEGSMEKLRSEVASGPPLASSEIILVSRFLTNLVESIRRNKSDVTPPVQRVAALTDVVSRVLDSERQVIQVADDASGVSEDLLDAVDVLVSKAAEGTMPTNVSRPHFSAATAPIGSGILGVAAIPSADGSQLIHVSCGTSVEEVVKMSPAAAVVFMECPSGRHGVASTIFENDALFVSRAKEDQTVGPVIGFSLVDEEETPTHETMTVLVLFTLENGTEANCSFWDKEERAWSAGGCAPFPQSELPDKMRGCLCTHLTHFAMIISTGPYVVDEVEQPKGYQTEEDWYDDYGLKWEVVETQLNHTTWSEIEDKHKCPRKIYDLDDSLELLSLISCCVSLFFLAGIFLVATLYPSWRSGAGRKLQLHLSASLALLMAAYVIVATLPSPVLPGFPTAVCVAMGAILHYSLLAAFSWTLVVAILQALRLSPRSVLDSRSRAGTHLVMKSAAFGWGMPLIPVVFNLSTGAVDSYPVRPCTAMCYPQGIVFYATVLTPVALAIAVNAVVFVVIMRYMFCVEKVGMRIHHGAKDRVHLRRFLFTVFLFVLLGLNWAVGLLLEVFKWSATAHQYIAYVFCSTATLQGTSLFFFFVGCERKVSGKISDDLAKLKRRSYDVASRFRRMRSINSTLSDKFSSTPSTP, encoded by the exons ATGGGATTGAGGTCACAACGAATCGCACGCTTCCCAGCACCGGGAAGTGTGCTGGTGATCTTGGCCTTGACATCGATGGTGACTGACTCCACCCACTCCCTTTTTTTGACAG GCTCCGCTACTTCACCATTCACCGAACTGAGACAGCCCAGGATACAGCTCGTTCACACCAGAGGCGATCAAGGTGCGTTACTCTACCTCTACAACGTTCCTGAGATCCGCCCAGACAACATCCCAGTCCGATGCAGCGTGGCTCAGGGCACCTGGAAGATGACCAGTCGAGGTGAATGGGTACAGCAGAAAGATGTCAAGCTCTACGCCCCTTCACGCCCTTCAATATGGCGACCTCCGGGACTAGCTGAAGACAGCTTACAGACCAGGACCGAGGTGAAGGTGTCCTACGAGTTTGAAGGCTTGTTGCAGTGCACCTACATTCCCATGAACTTGACCTCGAATACCATGATCCTGAGGTTCGAGAACACGTCGAGCGTCGTGGTCGGCCTAACCCTTTCTTCCCTGAACGAGATCTACGACACCTTGGAAGATTTCAGCTACAGATCGAATCACACCATAACGGCGAATTTACTTTCGAAGTCGATGACGAAAGGCGAGGTGAAAGTTGTGGCCAGAATCACGTATCGACACGGAGAGGTAGAAGTCGACGACAGGTTCGTCCTGGAGTCCGTCAGGAACCTCACCCTCTCGGTGGTCTGGGAGAAAAACGTGACCGTGCAGTACGTGAGGAGCACGCGCTACTGTCAACCTCTGGAGGAAGGTAGGTTCTCGTGGCCGAGGACTGGTGCTGGTCGTTCGGCGGTTCCCATGAATCCGTGCGTGGGGACAGACGGCGTACCGGGACCCCAGAGGGAGTGCAAGGGTGACTTCTTCCATGGCGTTTACTGGGGAGAGGCGTGGAGTGAGCCCACGGAACCTTGCCCAAAACCAGACGGGCGAACGGAGGTGATACAGGATATCGTTCGCTCGGCTCACGAGGAAGGGTCAATGGAGAAGTTGCGAAGTGAAGTGGCATCGGGTCCACCTCTTGCATCCAGTGAG ATAATCCTCGTGAGCCGCTTTTTGACAAATCTCGTGGAGAGCATCAGGAGGAACAAAAGCGACGTCACTCCGCCGGTTCAACGCGTTGCGGCCCTTACCGACGTCGTCAGTCGCGTCCTGGATTCGGAGAGGCAAGTGATCCAGGTGGCCGACGACGCCTCGGGCGTCTCCGAGGACCTACTGGATGCCGTCGACGTGCTGGTGTCCAAGGCCGCTGAGGGCACCATGCCCACCAACGTCTCCAGACCGCACTTCTCGGCGGCAACAGCTCCCATCGGCTCGGGTATCCTGGGCGTCGCAGCCATCCCCTCGGCCGACGGATCCCAACTCATTCACGTCTCGTGCGGAACGTCAGTGGAAGAG GTCGTGAAGATGTCCCCGGCCGCAGCGGTCGTATTCATGGAGTGCCCCTCAGGCAGGCATGGAGTGGCCTCCACCATATTTGAGAACGACGCGTTGTTCGTGTCCAGGGCCAAGGAAGATCAGACGGTCGGACCCGTGATTGGATTCTCGCTTGTGGATGAAGAGGAAACGCCGACGCATGAAACGATGACGGTCCTAGTCCTCTTCACACTGG AGAACGGGACCGAGGCGAACTGCTCGTTTTGGGACAAGGAGGAACGAGCATGGAGTGCTGGAGGCTGCGCTCCTTTCCCACAGTCGGAGCTGCCGGACAAAATGCGCGGTTGCCTATGCACGCATCTCACACACTTCGCGATGATCATCTCGACTGGCCCGTACGTAGTGGACGAGGTCGAGCAACCCAAAGGTTATCAGACGGAGGAAGACTGGTACGACGACTATGGACTCAAGTGGGAAGTCGTCGAGACCCAACTCAATCACACGACTTGGTCCGAAATTGAAGACAAGCACAAATGTCCTAGAAAAATCTACGATCTGGACGATTCGCTCGAGTTGCTCTCCCTGATATCATGCTGCGTCTCCCTTTTCTTCCTGGCGGGAATATTTCTAGTGGCAACCCTATACCCCAGCTGGCGCAGTGGCGCGGGGAGGAAACTCCAACTCCACCTATCGGCATCCCTGGCACTCCTCATGGCCGCTTACGTCATCGTGGCGACTCTACCGTCACCAGTGCTGCCAGGTTTCCCCACAGCCGTCTGCGTGGCCATGGGAGCTATCCTTCATTACTCCCTGCTTGCAGCCTTCTCCTGGACGTTGGTCGTGGCGATCCTGCAAGCTCTCAGACTGAGCCCTAGAAGCGTGCTGGACTCGCGAAGCCGGGCCGGAACCCATTTGGTCATGAAGTCAGCCGCATTCGGTTGGGGTATGCCTCTGATTCCCGTCGTGTTCAATCTGTCCACGGGAGCGGTCGATTCGTATCCAGTCCGGCCCTGTACGGCCATGTGCTACCCCCAAGGCATAGTATTTTACGCTACGGTACTCACTCCAGTTGCGCTGGCAATTGCAGTCAACGCCGTCGTGTTCGTGGTCATTATGAGGTACATGTTCTGCGTGGAAAAGGTCGGCATGAGAATCCACCACGGGGCTAAGGATCGGGTTCACCTTAGGCGCTTCCTGTTCACCGTGTTCCTCTTTGTCCTTCTGGGACTTAACTGGGCGGTTGGACTCCTCCTGGAGGTTTTCAAGTGGAGTGCGACTGCGCATCAATACATCGCCTACGTCTTCTGCTCCACTGCGACCTTACAAGGCACATCTCTGTTCTTCTTCTTCGTCGGGTGCGAGCGGAAGGTGAGCGGGAAGATTAGCGACGATCTGGCAAAGCTGAAGAGGAGGAGTTACGACGTGGCGTCTAGGTTTAGACGTATGAGGTCGATCAATTCGACCCTATCGGACAAGTTTTCCTCCACGCCCTCAACGCCATGA